From Daphnia magna isolate NIES linkage group LG2, ASM2063170v1.1, whole genome shotgun sequence:
CCTCCATTACGATACTGTAAATATTGATGTGCCATGTAGGCTTCAGCACGTCTTTATGCGTtcatctttttgtgtgtgttcgtTTCTTCTTTCGCTCCTCATATCTGTCAATACTCGACGAACCGGCAAAACGCGTTCGTCCGATAAGGAAAAAATAGAGTCAACAACACAAACAGACCCtcgcaaaaataaaaaaaaaataaaaaatgggggaaaagaaatttccCATTTTCCGTGGCTTATGTACGTAAAGTTTCTTTGTGGCTGAGCGCAGCATCGATCCATCCATGCAGAACTCCCGGAGGAGACATTTCATCATCAAAAGAACCAACCTAACAACACTTTCTTCCTTTCTACACCCTTATTTGActctctttttgctttttctctgTAAATGTCATCAGGCTCTAATTGaggtaagaaagaaaaaagaacaacaaaattgAGCGCACGTACAATAAAAAGTTAAAatgtatatattatttttttgtttacgtttATGTATGTGAGGCGTGCTATACACAGAAAACGAGAGACGGGCGATGAGGACGGGCAACGCCATCTGTGTTCAAGAAGTCCGCATTCTAGGTCCAACAAATAATAACAGCAACAAAATCAATAGTCCCCGATGTAGGTGGAATAGTTGCTGGAGTAAAGACCACTGTCGTACGAATCATTAGTGCGCAACTTTCGGCCCAAGTTGCTACCAACAGAACCGCTGGCGGCCGAACGACGGCTATGGGCCGTAATGTTGGATTTGATCGTCGACGTAGAAAGAGGCTGGACGGCCTGAGGCTGATCTTCGCCAAAAGTATAGAAACTTTTAAGCTTGATTCCGTCTGTCGACTGGTCAACTCCACCGTTGACTGAATGACGATCCCTTCCGGTTCCGTCTGACCCCAAGCTGGACTGCGACTCGTCATCCGTATCGTTTTCCTCGTCACTAGGCGGAGGCGGAGGTAATGATTTCTTCAAGAGTTTCGAAGCAGAAGACGGCGGTCGACGGAGAGTCGATCCAGCCGACTCCGTTTCCGAGAAGGAATCTTCCACCTTGTCCAGCAACTTGCGCCACGTTTTCTTGATCGACAGCGTCTTCCTGTGATCCTTCAGCGATCCTTCAAGGTGACCCATCCGCGCTTTCAAAGACAGCGCAATTTCCATGCCTTTAGAAGCGCTGGATATACGGTTCTCTTCCCGCTCGATCTGGGCAATCCGCTCCAGGACGTTGGGTAATTTAATAGTGCCACTGGGTGACGGATGGCTCAATATGAAATGGCCACTGTAGATCTTGCTGTCGTCTCCGAGGCCCTTTTCGGCGGAAGTAGCGGTGTCGGAGTTCGCTCTACCGGAACTTCCGCCTTTCCCGTTTTTTGGCGGAAGAGTAGGTGGAGGAGGCGTCGGCGATTCTGTTTGGACTCCTCTGGAACTGCAAGGTGGATGCTTCACCTTCGGTGGGTGTTGATGAACTCCTATTGGAGGTTTCAAATCCCTAGGAATAGCAGGCGCTGCTATTGGACTGCCGACTGCTTTGATTGGTAAAGGTGGAGGAGAAACAGGCTCATCCGGAGCGGATGATGTTTGGTGGTACATCCTGGATTCATCGTTTCCTGACAACCGGAGCAGAATTTGAGGATTGGACGCAGAAACGATTCGGCTGGATGGTTTTTTAGTGGCTTCCAGCGTTGCCGCTGTCCATGTGTCAGGTTTCGTTTGATGTGTGCGAGCCGTGTAAATCTGACGCAACGAGACGACACTTCCGGGTGGAggtaattcttcttttttgatcCAATCCTCTTTGTTGACGAGGCTTTCGCCAGAAGAGCCCAAtccggaagaagaagaagaaggcgaAACGGGCGCGTTATTGTTACAGGAACTCATCAGTTTATTAATGGTCGATTTGACCGGCTGGATGGGCCGTTCCAGTGAATCGGCGATAAAGCTTTCCTGACGTCGGAAAGGTGGCGCCGTTTGCGGGTCATTACTGCGTTCCAACGTATCCGGCTCAAATTCGTCCTTTAAATTCCGGATGTCATCCACCTGGATGgtcaatttatttttgagACAATCCTCGACTATCGTAATTTTACTACTGGAACTGGACGAATTGCTGCTCGAATAAATCACTTCTGGCGGCTTTCGGAAGTCTCTATTAACAAAAATGCCGTCTTTGTCGTGATTGCGGCCGATCGTTTCGTAAACATGGCTACGATCGGATGCGTTCGGTTTGATTAATCGAGGAAGGGTAGGTGCTCCGGTGTCCATATTGAACAGCTGATTGCCCACTTCCATAGCCTCTTGTGCTGGAAGGACTCGGCTAAGCGATTTCATCGAAGTGCACGTACTAGAAGTGTAACCAGCCGCACTGCTACTATTTTCATCCGCTTCACGCATTTCGTCATTGGTGTCCGGATGTTGGGCTCGTTTGGACCAACGAGGCGGTTTCTTTTGGTACAGGTGAGGTCTGTTATTACCCCCGGGATTCGACGGCTTCCGATCCAGGCTGTCCGGCTCAAAATACGTTTTACGCGTCGTTGCTGGGCCCGTGATTTTAGGCATCTTAGATTCCGCTTCGGAAACTAAATCCGAGACGGCATCACTTTCCGCTCCGCTCTCTGTGGCCCCTTTATTCAACCTCTGCGGCTGCGAACGGTCCAGTGACCGGTAAATTTCTTCAATGGAAGGGTTCGTGTAGATAGAAACGAGATTCATCGTTTCCGATGCCAAACTAGTTGATTTTCTTCCCGGTAGAGGGCTCTTCTGAAGGAAATTGGTCCTTAATTCCATCGGATGGTAGATGTCGTCTTTATTTTCTGACAACTTAGCACCGTCGACGTTGTCGCCTGTCACCGTCTTCCGATTAAGTGAGTTGCGCTGAAGCGagtcatttttctttgttggccTTTTAAGGGTTCCGTATGAATTGCGCGCGTTCTCCGGCTCGTCAATGGTCGTGAATGGCGGCCTGTTGTTGAACGAGCCATTACGGCGGAACTCCTCGGCGTAATGCGACAAACCTTGATTACTTCCATAGCCGGAATAATGGCTCAACTCTTCCGGAATGTCAATAAGGCTGGGCATGAATCGTTTGGATGACATTTTGTCTTTAGCCACGTCAATCATTCCACGAATGCGAGACAGGAATTCAAGCGCCGCGGGAGGAGGTGACTGCTGAAGAACATCGCGCATTATTTCATAAACACTGACGGTTAATCTATGACTTTATTCATTCACATACTTTGagtaattccaaatcaaaataCGTTGGGCTAAAGTAAAGGCGTCGGTTATCATTCGTCATCATTGGAGAATCTCTGCGATAGTAATAGGCGGCGTCTTGTCCAGCATCATCAACCGATGAATCCCGGAAACAATCCTCCGATTGACTGCCATTGTAACGGTAGTTATTCATGGTCGGATGAATGTTTCCGGGCGCGTTCGACGGACGATTCCGTCGATTTCCTTCCTACAAACCGCAAACAAAAGACatatatttttcgttttgcttTTCGGTGGGTGATACATACGGAAAACTGATTTTTAATGGTTAACCAAAGAAGGAAAAGTTAAATTGATAATTAATATTTAcgagcattaaaaaaaaaaaacgagagattTTCTAGAATACACGAACTACTGGGAAGGAAAATGAATTACGGATCGTGGTTCCATATTAGAAGATCGATGATGCGGTCTGACATTCTTTGATAGGTCAGAGGTGGCCGGATGACTGCTATTTCTGGCAGATTGGAGTAACGGATTGAGCCGCATGATCCCCAATTCTTGAACAGGAGTGGATGGCTGTGCGGATAATTTAATGTGAACATTCTCCAGCTGTCGCTTCCGGCGACGGTAACAGATGAAACCCACAAGTCCAGCTACGTAGAGCATTCCCAAAAGAGCCGAACTAATGCCAATGGCCAGATAGTCAGCATGACGCAATCCGCTCTTCTCATCGCCACCAGGGCCTCCATGTCGAATAGATTCTaccaaaccttttttttcccgataCGTTTATCAAAACGagaaagtaaacaaataaaaagagagagacatTTCTTTACTACATTCGAATGATGGCATGGAAATaaaccaggagaaataaaaaaccaaataaacGTCATCGTTTGGGAAATAGCGGGGCGGGGGGATGGACCCACTAGACATTATCCCATCCGCCATGTTACAAGATCAAAAGCAAATCAAAATCGCGGCCAATAAACACATAAAACACTTAAATTAATGCTAGTTAGCGACAAGAGTTTCTCGTTCTCCGAAGAAGACAAAACGAATAGTGGCTCCAGATTTCTGAATGCCATCCATCGACGATGGATCAAATCACGCGAGAACGTTCcccatgtttttctttgtttacttttttttccttctcaaatcaggtttttttttttttttaaatcgagaAACTAGATTGAGCTTTAGTTCGAAACTATGTatctagttttctttttttcttcttttctagacagaaaaaaaaagctatggCTGCGCGTatgtgattttcttttgatgcAAGAAATATAGCCTACGGATTGAGGAGATGAGCCAATTGCGTGGCTGGCTATGCAAATCATCTCTGGGGGGAGACAGGCGATAATGGATGAGGTTCACTGCATCACCCGGAATCGACAAGAACGAGAGTTCAAGTTTAAGGAAGGAATAAAATGAATTACCTGGACTGCCGGCGACGCGGAAGGCGATGCAGGGCGAGAAGACGCCGATGCGCGCGTTGGCCGTGTCCTTGCACAACAACTTAACCAGGACGATCCGGCCTTCCATCAATGACCGAAGCCGCGGTTCGCCCAACCACTGAATGAAAAGAACCAATTTCCCATTGCTATATAATTCACTCGCAATGATATGTGCGTGAGATTGTTACGGTGAGTTCACCTGTAAATGTGTACGCCCGGATTCGCGAGCCAGAGCGAACGGTAGTTCCCGATCTGTCGGGATGCCGGACGATGAATTATCTGTGGCTATCCATCCGGAGCGAGTGAGAAAAGTTGATTTAGAAACAACGCAGACAGGTGAGACGACCACTTGACCTTCAGCTCGTACATCTTTGTTGCATccataacaataaaaaatagataaaaaaaaagaaagaatataAATTATCTAGTGATGGGCCAAGATCAATAACCTTAAACAAGGCCGTTGCTCTCTGACtgctattttttatttaagaaaaattataatccACAAGGGTATGGTGTTAAATATACCTGATAAGGCGATTTCAGCATTAGGGTTGATCAGTTGACCTTGCATGGGTAAGAAGACGAAAGGCACTTTCTCCGATTGGACGCCACTGACATAATCGGCCAAGGCGCATTCTGTGATATAACAACAAGTACatgcaaaatttcaaaaaaatggcgtcaacggggaaaaaaagaagtttgaTGACACCCTGGACAGAGAACTAACGGACATGTTCTATCTTCCTTCACGGGAACATGCGTACATAATAGTATAAAATTTAGGTACctcaagaaaagataaaaagaaaaacaacatagGGAAATGAAGGCAAAGTATGGTAGCTCTGGATCAGTTGCGGTATAACTGATGCCTCATCTTACCAGATGGTTCACATGGCTAGAAGGGAAAAATCGCTGGAGCGTTAATTCATGGACATGTAACGGGAGATGGGGGAATCAAAatagatattttaaaaaaagaagaacattttAGATCCTCCCCTTAAGGATGACTCCAAATTCCTTGCGGGCGGGGGTCAAAACGGCCTGTCTAATGATTGGTCCTACAGCTCCGTTGATATGAAAATTGCACATCTACAAGACAAAGCCAACTTGTTGATGGCGTTGCTGACCAACAAAATGGATCTTTTTTTCACGCCCATCCCTCCCCCGGCCCACTTCAACAATTATTAACTACGCATCATCTTCTTGTATCGTGACGAGGGATCATTAGAcatagcgaaaaaaaaaaaaaactttatgcCAATTTTTTCCACGAGCCCACTAGTCATAAATCTTCAGATTAGAtgacggtaaaaaaaaaaaaaaaacttaccgtCAATGGTGCTGACGCATTGCTTCAGGTCTTCACGGTAGATAGGCCGGTCGATGGGGCACTGGCACTGACAATGGCGTCCAAGCCGGGCGGCGGATAGGCTCCCATTGTTGCGCTGACCAAGGGCCGATAGACAAGCCGAAGCATTGCATTCGCCAGAGGCACCTGTAtcgatgttttttttaatcagcCATTATTTTTCTGTACAAAGAATTCGAGATGAATCACTTATAAGAAACCTTGATGGGAAAAGATGTCTCCTTGCGAGTGTCGATTGATGGTCGAAGGTCCGCCCGTCATGGCCATGGCaatttgaaaaacagctaACAGAACAAGCCCCAAGGAGTGCATTTTCGTGTTGTTTTCTGGATCTTTTTTTCGGCCACCAGAACTAATGTGAAATTGGAGACATTTAAATTCCTGTAAAACGAAAATACCATGTTATTGCACGGCAAGCTTTTCAAACTACTTTCTTGCCTCATAACGATTGCTATCACTCTCCTCAACGGAGAAATTTGTCACACTTAAGGTTGGTTATCAACCAACGATACAACTTCACGCTTTTTCCACGATCATCGTTATGAAAGTACACGTATATAACTAGCAATAAAAGTCCCAGCAATGATGGTCTATCAGCTTTCTTTTCAAGTAGAAAGGATCAATCTAGGCCCTTTGCAATTTAGTTTCTTTTAATGGACTTGTGTTTGGCCAACTCTTTCTTTAATTACAATAGCTGACACCACTTGCCAAGTTGTTCTTTAAAAATTGCCAATTCGCGAATGAGTGAACACCAGTGAAAAATATCGAAGAGGTCGTTGAATCTCTCTAAACGCCTTCAAATTAGAAAACGTCAAGACGGCCATGTGTGTTCTATGGTTGGCTAGAACACaggacaaaaacaaaaaaaacaagagattTGTGTCAGTTCTCGGAGACCTAAATGTGGGAAAAGGCAACCACAAGTTTCCCACGAGCAACAAGTGCACTGGCCGAAGATGTGACGACATTATTGGAATTAATTCTCTCTTTTGTGTCGTTCATGATGAACGGTGTGTCCGTCTTATTCATGAACCAAAACAACGCCATTCTCACGAAAAACAGCGTCATGAAAATTGCTCTTTATCACGAAATTGGAAGCTATCATAAGAACAATTAACCTTTAAATAATCGATCAAAAGTAATTCAAATTCTAAAATTTTAGCAAAACAacagatatttaaaaaacattatcCAACATCTAGAACTGACAAACTGAagactaaaaacaaaagaagtcTGAATGGATGGTCagtaaaacagaaaaacacgGAAGTTTAAGGACGTTTACCTCGTCGTTTTCAAGTATCCATCAGAAGAAAACACATTCACTGGGATTTTCTAAGTCGATGATTTTCTTTagaggaaacaaaattttaagaGGCAGAGTTGGTTACAGAACGTACCGAACGGTAGGCAAGTTCGAGGCCGACTGATTACGGACGATGCGTTCGGCTGAGCAGCTTCGCTTCGCGGGTGCTTGCACGCGGGAAAAAGAGATATATACGTGTTGCTGCTATCTAAGAAATGCTAGAAAAAGGAAGGACTGGCTATACGAGCAAGGCAGACAGATGGTTCCGTGATTCTTGACTCCCTTCGGGCTTTATATTCTTTTCCTCCCTGTATTCTGACAAAACAGTTCACTGTCCGATCTTTCCAACGATGATTTCcaccaaacatttttttttttttttcgtataaGACAACTTGccgatttttcatttttccccattttttctttctggcgACTATTACAGTGAAACACGATCGGCTGTTGAGAATTTAGCAAAACTGTTCCGCTTCATTCTTCTTCATCAATACAAGTATTCTGTCGGCAAGATACAAATACCTCCTTTGACTCTTTTGTAAAACAACgcttttacaaaaaaaagatacaatGGGAAGACAAATGGATTCAAGCAATCTTTTTCGAAAAGGGAGATTTACCAACAGGATGCGAAGGCTAAAGGATTACAGGATGTGTTAGCGGTACGGCGATAACTCTTCGCAATCAAATTCGGGATCTTACCATACTGACCACTTGACGAAACATTTCAGACACGAATTGAATGAATACTTTGCCCCCGTTAGGCAAATCGTGCAGAAGCTGCATCTATTTATGCCCTGGACGATCAAACATGTACCCCTATTTCGCTTCCACACAGTTATAATTCGATTCACATACGAgttgtattttcttttgctcgaTAGTAAAATGTAAGTGTACCTGGAAATCACGGATGTCTCAAATTTAATATTGCCTTGTTTTCGAATTGAGTGCAGAACGGGTTTAATGACGCGTTACTATCGGCAATGACGCAAGAACGCAAAGTCTGGAACTGGGAACGATCGAGAAAAGTTCCAGAGCATAAACAGGTACCCCATTCTCTTTTGTCACTTTTCCATTTCGAATAATGTAAACTATATACATATGTGAAGAATTTCtagtttgttattttttttactaggaAAAGAGGAAGCGACGCCCTCggctttttctttattgattCAAAATCCGTTAGAAGGAGAGAAAAAGTCATTATGAGCACACCTATTACCTCCGATCTTGAAAGCCTACGAAAGTTGCGAGACATTTTCAAAAGTGAACGCCATGTTGCATTCCGTTACGGTGCAAAAGGACGTGCCATCTGTCGCCGTCTTCATTCCATACAGAAGATAGATCCCCCCCCACCACCAACAAAACGAATATAATaacatgttttcttttcaagtttTCAGTTTCGACTACGGGAAAAATGGCCAACCTTCGAAATAGATTTCActcaaaaaatttgaattttcggtaaaaaatatttaagtttGCTACGGGAGTATATCCTAAAGTTATtgtaaaaacgaaaaaatcatCTGCTTCTAAGGGGGAGAAAATTGTATATGTGGGCTAATTCTCCGGAACACGGAaagcagttttttcttttctctctatgctattattttaattatttggAAATACAAAAGAAGCGAGAATGTTATTTTTCCACACttgggaaaaaagaaaagaaggtaACATCTATTCCTATTCCGTGCATACAATACCCTCGGACACAGGTTACCTCTTAGCATAATCGAGATATTATACGGCCACCTTTGCCTCAGGTTTGGACGAAATATGCCCGACCTTTTTCTCATCATCGCCTAAATCAATACGGATACCGATGTAATGAATATTTAACAACCCCTTTTCCATACATCATCAAAGATAACACAGTGGAAGTCTTACGGGGTGCTACCATTTATCGACGAATTAGATTAGGCAAGGGTCTTGACTACTgtcttgaaattcaaaatggaGAAACGTGGGACTTACCACTTATCAGGAGTTCGAATGGGTACAACTGATGTTCATCGTTGGAGTAAGAACACTTCAAATTTGGCAGAGTGATGATTATGAACAGCTGAGCGAGAGTGCAGCCACGAAAATGTTCGTCCCGATGTTAACGACAATAATTTATCCATCTGGAAAAGTTGTCGAAAAGAAACTTATTTGTTGGGGCAGAGGTAGCTCGCATTCTTAGGCTCGTAAAATAATATTATGGTACCATTGCcggaaaagaacaaaagagtTGTTCCAAGCTGTTGACCAGGAACCATGAGGCCTTTTTTCAGTCCCAATGGCGATTTTGCTTTTACCACTGGGAACGATTTTTTCGATGACCGTGCTGCTGGCGATAAAAGAAAGATGGCTTTCTAAGGTGCGTTGCAAAAATCACCAAGAATATAAAATGATCTGCAGCCAAAAGCATAAAGTTAGTTTTCAACCTAAAGGTAGGAGATTTCTGACAACTTACAAACAGCACGTTCTGTTTGCTTCGTTTTGTCGTGTGACACTGACAACACATTTTTATGATTTCATCGTAAACAAGATAGAGTGGACGATCTAGCGTTGTTATTCTGTTTAACGGTAGATGAGATGCTGGCTAGAAGTTAAAATGATCCTTCGTTTCGGTTCAAAGAATATCGTGAGCCACATGCTTCTCTTCGTCTGAATTTTAAGTCTATCACCACTTTTCACGAGCCTATGACAGATGGTTCATTCAATCAATTGCTTCGTTTGCCATCATCTTTccagaatttcattttttttttcaatcaagaGTTGTAAACATGCAAAGGGCTGCAAACATGTTGTGCCCGTTATGGCTACAAAATAGATACATATGCCCTCGTCATATTGTACTGTTTGTTTGACGTTCTTTGATTTCAAACAGCCAATTTTCAGCTCATTACAAACAATAACTAGTCAATAATAAAAGAATAGTTTTCAGGCTAAAGAAACATAAGACGTTGCACCATGGGTTCCACCAAACAACAATGCGCCACCTGATGAGTGAAGCTACaactatttttattgaaaagttTCCATgtgttttgtcttttgtttcttttccttcatTCCAAGTAGTTAAATAAAATGGCTAAAGAATTTCAGTACTCTCGATGGCTAAATATTGCCGTTAGGGAGATATTTACCGAAATTGAGAAATGTTgcagcaacaaaaaagaaggcgAGTTGGAAAATCACTGTACAATTGGTGGTACCACACAACCAGGTTTGATAATCAAACCacgtgttcttttttttttttagtaacgGAAGGTTTACTAGCCAGTCTTCACACATTATTTCCTCTGCAATCGGTTACGGCACTGGATCTGATAGACCACCGAAGCGTGTCTCTGCTGACGAGTCCTTCAGGTGATATTTCGTCAAAGAAAAAGCCACATATCTCttttaacaattttaaattGCAGGTAGAAAAATCTATTCCTGCCTAGGAAGCTTGGGTACACCTTACCTCATCCCCTATACTGGATTCACTTGTACATGTCCTTCTTACCGGCATAATCTTAACAGCGAAAACTTATGGTGTCCACATCTTCTGGCCGTTCAATTAAGTATCGCAATGGACATTGTTCAACAGAAGCAAGTCACTGAAGACGCTATGAAGACTTTGTTGAGCGAACTAGTTATGTTTGATGACTGAAACTCCCGTCTTCCACTCTTTTCTTGCCTAGTATTTTTATCTATTTGAATTATCATTCAACCATGTTGGAATATCTAAGAAACCTTACCAGAAGAAGAATGCAGTACTTGCAAACCAATAAACTTCTATTTCTGACTTCTAATGTTACCATAACACGTGGGACATGAATGATTGGGGATTAAGACAAAATTTTAAGATACCCATTTATCccttgagaaaagaaaaaaaaatactatcAACCAAAGTCCGTTCATTGGCAGAGGAACATACACAGGATACGAGACTGTCAGGATTTAGAACGGTAAGAGAAAAGTATAGGGCAAGCAGCACAGGGTCATCAATTTGGAGAGAACTGCAGGAAATTACAAGTGAGGATTTCGAATGTTTCGTAAGACTTGGATTCACACATCCACATCAGCTAATCTCTGGTTTCTTCTTATTCTGTCTACTaatcaagaaaaatttcaaaggggaaaaaaaaaaaaaaacccgagtAAATAAACTAAGGCATACGGTTTATATTTACACGAAACAGCCAACGGATTCTTGGACCATCAAACATTCACGCCCTCGGAGGCACTATAGAAAAAAGCCGCATGGGTGAGGGACGGGGATGTCTAAATggattcaaatgaaaatgtttcCTATTCGATGATTGAAAAGTGGTTTAAATCTTCGAGGTggcaaaaaaaagtaaatgggTGGAGAGACAAGAGAGCTAGTAATCACCCAATGTTTCACAAGTCTTTCTGATTTGAACCAAATTGTTGGTTTGATCTACCAACAGCAAAAGACAGAGGCTGTTGTGGTGGAAGTTGATAACTAGGTGAACGTAACAGGTTCGAATGAGCAGCccgaacaaaagaaaaaaaaaaaatatatagatacTTAAGAATCAGGACT
This genomic window contains:
- the LOC116915350 gene encoding uncharacterized protein LOC116915350 isoform X1 codes for the protein MHSLGLVLLAVFQIAMAMTGGPSTINRHSQGDIFSHQGASGECNASACLSALGQRNNGSLSAARLGRHCQCQCPIDRPIYREDLKQCVSTIDECALADYVSGVQSEKVPFVFLPMQGQLINPNAEIALSDVRAEGQVVVSPVCVVSKSTFLTRSGWIATDNSSSGIPTDRELPFALARESGRTHLQWLGEPRLRSLMEGRIVLVKLLCKDTANARIGVFSPCIAFRVAGSPGLVESIRHGGPGGDEKSGLRHADYLAIGISSALLGMLYVAGLVGFICYRRRKRQLENVHIKLSAQPSTPVQELGIMRLNPLLQSARNSSHPATSDLSKNVRPHHRSSNMEPRSEGNRRNRPSNAPGNIHPTMNNYRYNGSQSEDCFRDSSVDDAGQDAAYYYRRDSPMMTNDNRRLYFSPTYFDLELLKQSPPPAALEFLSRIRGMIDVAKDKMSSKRFMPSLIDIPEELSHYSGYGSNQGLSHYAEEFRRNGSFNNRPPFTTIDEPENARNSYGTLKRPTKKNDSLQRNSLNRKTVTGDNVDGAKLSENKDDIYHPMELRTNFLQKSPLPGRKSTSLASETMNLVSIYTNPSIEEIYRSLDRSQPQRLNKGATESGAESDAVSDLVSEAESKMPKITGPATTRKTYFEPDSLDRKPSNPGGNNRPHLYQKKPPRWSKRAQHPDTNDEMREADENSSSAAGYTSSTCTSMKSLSRVLPAQEAMEVGNQLFNMDTGAPTLPRLIKPNASDRSHVYETIGRNHDKDGIFVNRDFRKPPEVIYSSSNSSSSSSKITIVEDCLKNKLTIQVDDIRNLKDEFEPDTLERSNDPQTAPPFRRQESFIADSLERPIQPVKSTINKLMSSCNNNAPVSPSSSSSGLGSSGESLVNKEDWIKKEELPPPGSVVSLRQIYTARTHQTKPDTWTAATLEATKKPSSRIVSASNPQILLRLSGNDESRMYHQTSSAPDEPVSPPPLPIKAVGSPIAAPAIPRDLKPPIGVHQHPPKVKHPPCSSRGVQTESPTPPPPTLPPKNGKGGSSGRANSDTATSAEKGLGDDSKIYSGHFILSHPSPSGTIKLPNVLERIAQIEREENRISSASKGMEIALSLKARMGHLEGSLKDHRKTLSIKKTWRKLLDKVEDSFSETESAGSTLRRPPSSASKLLKKSLPPPPPSDEENDTDDESQSSLGSDGTGRDRHSVNGGVDQSTDGIKLKSFYTFGEDQPQAVQPLSTSTIKSNITAHSRRSAASGSVGSNLGRKLRTNDSYDSGLYSSNYSTYIGDY
- the LOC116915502 gene encoding zinc finger SWIM domain-containing protein 7 isoform X1 — encoded protein: MAKEFQYSRWLNIAVREIFTEIEKCCSNKKEGELENHCTIGGTTQPASLHTLFPLQSVTALDLIDHRSVSLLTSPSGRKIYSCLGSLGTPYLIPYTGFTCTCPSYRHNLNSENLWCPHLLAVQLSIAMDIVQQKQVTEDAMKTLLSELVMFDD
- the LOC116915350 gene encoding uncharacterized protein LOC116915350 isoform X2 codes for the protein MHSLGLVLLAVFQIAMAMTGGPSTINRHSQGDIFSHQGASGECNASACLSALGQRNNGSLSAARLGRHCQCQCPIDRPIYREDLKQCVSTIDECALADYVSGVQSEKVPFVFLPMQGQLINPNAEIALSDVRAEGQVVVSPVCVVSKSTFLTRSGWIATDNSSSGIPTDRELPFALARESGRTHLQWLGEPRLRSLMEGRIVLVKLLCKDTANARIGVFSPCIAFRVAGSPGLVESIRHGGPGGDEKSGLRHADYLAIGISSALLGMLYVAGLVGFICYRRRKRQLENVHIKLSAQPSTPVQELGIMRLNPLLQSARNSSHPATSDLSKNVRPHHRSSNMEPRSEGNRRNRPSNAPGNIHPTMNNYRYNGSQSEDCFRDSSVDDAGQDAAYYYRRDSPMMTNDNRRLYFSPTYFDLELLKSPPPAALEFLSRIRGMIDVAKDKMSSKRFMPSLIDIPEELSHYSGYGSNQGLSHYAEEFRRNGSFNNRPPFTTIDEPENARNSYGTLKRPTKKNDSLQRNSLNRKTVTGDNVDGAKLSENKDDIYHPMELRTNFLQKSPLPGRKSTSLASETMNLVSIYTNPSIEEIYRSLDRSQPQRLNKGATESGAESDAVSDLVSEAESKMPKITGPATTRKTYFEPDSLDRKPSNPGGNNRPHLYQKKPPRWSKRAQHPDTNDEMREADENSSSAAGYTSSTCTSMKSLSRVLPAQEAMEVGNQLFNMDTGAPTLPRLIKPNASDRSHVYETIGRNHDKDGIFVNRDFRKPPEVIYSSSNSSSSSSKITIVEDCLKNKLTIQVDDIRNLKDEFEPDTLERSNDPQTAPPFRRQESFIADSLERPIQPVKSTINKLMSSCNNNAPVSPSSSSSGLGSSGESLVNKEDWIKKEELPPPGSVVSLRQIYTARTHQTKPDTWTAATLEATKKPSSRIVSASNPQILLRLSGNDESRMYHQTSSAPDEPVSPPPLPIKAVGSPIAAPAIPRDLKPPIGVHQHPPKVKHPPCSSRGVQTESPTPPPPTLPPKNGKGGSSGRANSDTATSAEKGLGDDSKIYSGHFILSHPSPSGTIKLPNVLERIAQIEREENRISSASKGMEIALSLKARMGHLEGSLKDHRKTLSIKKTWRKLLDKVEDSFSETESAGSTLRRPPSSASKLLKKSLPPPPPSDEENDTDDESQSSLGSDGTGRDRHSVNGGVDQSTDGIKLKSFYTFGEDQPQAVQPLSTSTIKSNITAHSRRSAASGSVGSNLGRKLRTNDSYDSGLYSSNYSTYIGDY
- the LOC116915502 gene encoding zinc finger SWIM domain-containing protein 7 isoform X2; its protein translation is MAKEFQYSRWLNIAVREIFTEIEKCCSNKKEVTEGLLASLHTLFPLQSVTALDLIDHRSVSLLTSPSGRKIYSCLGSLGTPYLIPYTGFTCTCPSYRHNLNSENLWCPHLLAVQLSIAMDIVQQKQVTEDAMKTLLSELVMFDD